The Candidatus Nanohalovita haloferacivicina region CTGTGCCAGGACCTCAACTTCTCCATCCCTCTCAACGTAGCTTATATTATGAGATCGTGCAATATCTCTTATCTCTTTGCCTGTCAAATTCCCTGAAAGCGCTGAGCCTTTTTCTCCGAAACCTATCACCTTAGAGTTGTTAAACTTTTCTGCCTGCGCTGAAACTCTTTCAGACCTTCTCTCCTCAAGCCCTATAATAACATCGTAGTTCTGATTAGATGCAAAAGAAGATATAGCAAGGCCTTTGTATGAATCACCGTTAGCTGCTGTATGTACAGGTTGTGCAGCTGCTAGCGGGAATAAAACACTTATTGCCAGAAGGAGAACAGGCAATTTGGTGACAAGGCCTTTCATTGACAGTTATTGATTCTCTTTACCGGAATAAAAAATGATTGAAGGCCTGACCGGTTTTGCTAGTTTAACTCCGGGGTTTAAGCTGTGAAATCGCTGGACTAGGCCTCGAAGTATTTCAATGAGGTCTGATAAATTATTTTTATTCATGTCATCAGGATCATCCAAGTTTTTGGTACTTGCAGCAGTCCTGATGTTAGCACTTGCACCTGCAGTCGCAGATGATCATGTGAATCAGACAGATGATGATTCAGATGTTCCAGACGACGACTCCGATAGAGAAGAGGAAGACGATGAAGATAGAGATGACGAAGAGGAGGAGTCCGACGAGGAAGAGCGTGAGCAGGAATCCGAGGATTCGGAAGATGACTCCGAGACTGACGGCACTGACGAAAGCACCAACATGACTGTCAGCGAAAGTAATGCAGAGCAGACAGCTCGAGACGCACTTTCAGACAACGACTGGACACTTGAAGAATCCAGCACTCACGAAGACGACGGCTACTACAAGTTCGAGTTCGTGATTGAAGGACAGGATGCTGAAGCAGAAGTCAGGGTAGACGGTTCATCCGGAGAAATCTTCAGATTTGAAGAAGAACTAGAGAACGAGACAGAGGAACAAGAAGAATCTGAAAACGAGTCACAGGCCGAAGAACTTGAGAGAGTCGAAGTCCAGAACATGGAAGAGGCCCGTGAAAGAATCTCAGAGCTCAGAGAAATGGTTATGGATCTGAGACAGGAGATCGCCGAAATGGAGTCAGAAAAAGAATCCGAAGAAGATTCAGAGACAGAAGTAGAAATCGATAGAGACGGCAACGAGACAGAGATCGACGTCGAACAGGAGAACGGTGACACAGAAACAGAGTTCGAAGGAGAAGTTCCTTCCAACGCAACCGCTCCGGAACAAGCCCAGGAAAACATCAACGGAACACCTGGAAACGAACAGGCACAACAGAGAAGGCCTAACTTTGTCTCAAATCTTCTAAGAGGAATCTTTGGCTAACATCTAGGACACAAATTTCTCTTTTTCTTCTATTTTTCCTTAACTGAGAAGAACTACTGCCAGCAGAATAATCAGGAAAACCATGATCATAATCAGAAATCCGGCCAGTATCTCCTTCCATGAAAGATGCATCATAGCGTGATTAAGGTCATCTTCACCGCCGTGCATGAAAGGACATAGGGCCATATACTGTAACTTGTTACTAAAACCTCTAAAAATTCCCGAAGAAAGGTTCGCGATTACCAAAAGAAGTTTTCCGAAAGCCCCGTCCGAGATTTGAACCCGGGACCTCGTCCTTACCAAGGACGCGCTCTACCGCTGAGCCAACGGGGCCTCGTTGTGTATTTGTTTGTTGTCAGGTAGTTTCTTTAAATTATAGAAAATTGTTGGAGGGGGATTGTTGGAGCTTTGAAGAGCTGTGTTTGCAGCTGCCAAGTTGTTTGCTCCTGTTGACCCCGTTGAAAGTTGGTTTGTTAGCCTGCGAACTGGTCGTTCTTCTTTCTGAGGTCTGGGTAGCCGCATTTTCTGCAGCTGGCCTTCTCAGGGTTCTGGGTCTTGTTCTTGGCGTTGCATTTTCTGCATACGTAGATATTCTTGAATACTCTATCTTCGGCCTCGTCAAATCTCTGTGCCATTGTTTTAATTCACCTAACAAGAAAGTCTTTGATTGCAAAATCTTAAGTAGTTGGGACCGTTTCATGGTATTATGCTGCTGGGGGAAGCTTTCTACACGACTTTGTTCACACTTCATGGAAACCCAGCTATCGACAGCTTGATGACTTACTTTGCAGAATACCTTGTACTTTTCGTACCTCTAACACTGGTATACCTCTGGTTCCAGGGCAGAACCGGAGAGGAAGACTCCCTATACTCATTCTATACAGTAGTCGCAGGCCTTGCAGTGTCCTACGGCAT contains the following coding sequences:
- the rpl40e gene encoding 50S ribosomal protein L40e (contains a zinc-finger motif); this encodes MAQRFDEAEDRVFKNIYVCRKCNAKNKTQNPEKASCRKCGYPDLRKKNDQFAG